In Vanessa cardui chromosome 8, ilVanCard2.1, whole genome shotgun sequence, the following are encoded in one genomic region:
- the LOC124531958 gene encoding uncharacterized protein LOC124531958 isoform X2: protein MASDGEISCTNDPNFAVIYSFLKVFGKLYSLEVPTLAKLQELIENTQEVLDPLKELHLRLLRRALKSVQSNRWERCLIKFCHQQSYHQEAWEIERFSYKKASTQVKLRILKLLLEYQFTCHAKFKSAVNAISCNELRLDPIGRDKNGCVYWLQVDHEANLCLYKEDQDEETWQLIASNREELVKIIGQLKNGEEITPSSVSNNNEDSNSTEIQNQQLEPNKSPNKSSDVDDENEEEFLSPESESEHDSDDQKEQNKKVKSPDSIKNKSKEVSDDNVNKVENNKDDKNLEISETDKDVKVTESCNDVEKTSEDKDVESTKDEEEMKSETSDNGEIECNKDEIETNKDEIVSDKDVIECHKDEIEPNKDEVESNEDVDKTSELTGEESKLETREDVDSTEADETVDNTETDTNTEVDSNIENKCNTKDNEPSDIKSVVKENMDSVEKDTEETQETSEPVTASEPTEDAVGEEIEEPLMIVTGEGNGADCDSAYIIGEEICEPVMFFYGEGWGADNDTGNLDAIQESNSNDKSDEENPPEECNGENHDVSNSNRKAKLSKNVKLKNKSIIKRSLKKQSNDGNSPDNVKSDCKKHCIREVDKSNGSNSNTFTESDSKKECSVNDKSTTESGKLKKVGKKKIRSKVKKKQLLRKAEKDENKEALNSVSESENCQSTKASIIEKRKSSLSSEQSDDNSEEDKEKSSDKEAVKGDDDLPPKKIRLETPESETVSHSKETSDNKDETITNENNENDNSNTNVQNDSVTVRKKIKARKGKFKPKKALQKPFEETSKNDSADDAKKESKGVKRSLLNANTSDKNNESQSESEEEEPVTIGKRLKTKPKKINTSTRKKVEAKHMTKSSSESEEETLYSLGKKTPKKVLKKKTKGKEKQKSHSQSEDPDITPVRQSRRIAQMKIKEEADRRHLEEVALREMKMIHKKKSADDDEDEWRASDSSAESPVRRPRAHVWRAADSTGPEDSDSDEPLFEHDEPDLEFNKSDHEFSPESDLESGEPVEPLKRARTLQEGVSAGVCARCGRGEQPEWILLCDACDAPYHASCLKPLLLVVPEGDWFCPPCNHAMLIKALETELSKYDELLARVEAERERRVREAPPPARAAERSPPGAGDSDASDGEPSSGWSSDGAVYRLRARRALPVSYRAREYDRLISSAIKEEYVEPTTSAGNQGRGKDISTIIEAAEEEKMKAEREAIEQGKQIEVKKIKKKQRKKQRKLNSLDVPSEDDDETDEDFRDTGMESSSEEISSSAERGSSTSRSSDSLPIRRACRPDKKDRQKLEESSPEVRKKKKGVFDESSGESTGRKEWSKKCKWARKRGLSQYDAAGNVVRARVTYGGLSDEPNDWSPKHRTRRRKIDYTEMPNTESEDEMHKSSGKHMPDSSDEFKVDDSDVTSDSDSDRAKRRREEAAQSGDEKKKALCDLINKTAVVPLQKLPDDVTRMKTEELQATLALESQPQMSSTPRPLRGRGSRGGRGSRGARGRGRGACADDALSKLVGVKIKDLKPDSVMGPLRPNQVEREKKRQEREAKLAEKEARKQERMQKKEEKEKLKEQKAKEREEKRLARLALQESKRVKKEKTEFVGPPGYPPGMSVRPERPYGSPVPRPPPDYQEQRFPVAPRLQVRPELRGISVDERSPLAHRPDQHHNVMREGTLSVAGSPQPFKPVTEEPSIITRMPHMINQQYRGSMMYSAGNPPYGPRGQGVPMYQMHPGLNQGARAQYPQYYSHIQGLPAYPVRPGGPPPASSPGPHGPHRPLGPSPLAHGPPASPHGPPHRPPVSSPHGPPPSSPQSHYGPPGPHPHGMHGLRPPHSAHGPPVSGPHGVLRPPGHHSGRPELQGAHPPGSSGSNPHVPPGVSPHGPPVSSPHGPHMPGGLPHGHSGLLHGPPGMRPTMPLGMPHGPPVSSPHGPPVMGSHQNSMPRGLVPGMVAGIRGPGPVPPGNVVVRVPTPGAPSVSPAPVLPGQKSPQTNSLSEVGAEPPITIKAEVKTEPEYQSPPVSPTDRPTSPEPLRNHPKIKHTENKDGRPRYPLGPYAPQYGPYGPYAPHAPPNSQPQETLLNLQTRLHHNPLQRMPSNVRPFLPNNLSDMKPVDAIPRSGLERPQFNEVRSPVSERPLIPHDASRPLHLDRPLMHEMIRPPGPNSSIHDIQRPSSSERTVPERTMMHEMLRNSGQDRSPIQDMTRLHGLERQLPQDMPRPPGSERSLMQDMLRPAGTDHPMIHDMPRPPGLDRPPGMDRPPGMDRPPGMDRPPGMDRPPGMDRPPSMDRPGMDRPPNMDRPPNMDRPPGMDRPPSMDRPPGMDRPPGMDRPHGMDRPPSMDRPPGMDRPHGMDRPPSMDRPPSMDRPPGMDRPHGMDRPPSMDRPPSMDRPPSMDRPGMERPPSMDRPGMERPPSMDRPLGMDRPPSMDRPPSMDRPPNMERPPSMDRPPGLDRPLMHDMPRPPGPDRNLMHEMPRPPGPDRSTMQDMTRPPGPDRSLMHDMSRPPGSERQMIHELPRPPGPDRSMIHDLPRAPAPERLMGHDLPPHYPYMRPQGRSPYGVPLLRAPHARSSPGMPHYAPYQDMHRLDKQPPLQSLRESVLTPTKPPSPQDEIEKDNERESGAESPNDVDDDRSSPPETKPQFLKIPGAVNKYIPDGKLVPIKTEAPGEEGSVFGGLVSYFSSQREDDLDA from the exons ATGGCGTCTGATGGAGAAATTTCTTGTACGAATGATCCTAATTTCGCCGTTATTTACTCGTTCTTAAAAGTTTTTGGTAAACTCTACAGTTTAGAAGTACCTACACTAGCTAAATTACAAGAATTGATAGAAAACACGCAGGAAG TGTTGGATCCGTTGAAAGAACTCCACTTGAGATTGTTGCGTCGTGCTCTTAAATCAGTACAGAGTAACAGATGGGAGAGGTGTCTGATTAAATTTTGTCATCAGCAGTCCTATCACCAGGAGGCTTGGGAAATAGAAAGGTTTTCTTACAAGAAAGCTAGTACTCAAGTGAAATTGCGAATATTGAAA TTGTTGCTGGAATATCAGTTCACATGTCATGCAAAGTTCAAATCAGCAGTGAATGCTATATCATGTAATGAGCTCAGGTTGGATCCGATTGGACGAGATAAGAATGGGTGTGTGTACTGGCTCCAAGTGGACCATGAAGCAAACCTATGTCTTTACAAGGAAGATCAAGATGAAGAAACTTGGCAGTTAATAGCAAG caaCCGAGAAGAGCTAGTAAAAATTATAGGGCAACTGAAAAATGGTGAAGAGATCACTCCATCTAGTGTTTCAAACAATAACGAGGATTCAAATAGTACAGAAATCCAAAATCAACAGTTAGAG CCTAATAAATCACCCAATAAATCATCCGATGTAGATGATGAAAATGAAGAAGAGTTCCTAAGTCCAGAATCTGAATCTGAACATGATAGTGATGAtcaaaaagaacaaaataaaaaagtgaaatCTCCtgatagtattaaaaataaatctaaagaaGTTTCAGAtgataatgtaaataaagtagaaaataataaagatgataaaaatttagaaatatcTGAAACTGATAAAGATGTAAAAGTTACTGAATCTTGTAATGATGTAGAAAAAACTAGTGAAGATAAAGATGTAGAAAGTACTAAGGATGAAGAAGAGATGAAAAGTGAAACGTCAGATAATGGTGAAATTGAATGTAATAAAGATGAAATTGAAACTAATAAAGATGAAATTGTATCTGATAAAGATGTAATTGAATGTCATAAAGATGAAATTGAACCTAACAAAGATGAAGTAGAGAGTAATGAAGATGTAGATAAAACTAGTGAACTAACTGGTGAAGAAAGTAAGTTAGAAACTCGTGAAGATGTAGACAGTACCGAAGCAGATGAAACTGTAGATAATACTGAAACTGATACCAATACTGAAGTGGATAGCAACATAGAAAATAAGTGTAATACAAAAGACAATGAACCAAGTGATATTAAAAGTGTTGTGAAAGAAAACATGGATAGTGTTGAAAAAGATACTGAAGAAACACAAGAAACATCGGAACCGGTAACCGCATCTGAACCAACTGAAGATGCAGTTGGTGAAGAGATCGAAGAACCTTTAATGATCGTAACGGGCGAAGGAAATGGTGCAGATTGTGACAGTGCTTATATTATCGGAGAAGAAATTTGCGAACCAGTCATGTTTTTTTACGGTGAAGGTTGGGGAGCCGATAATGATACTGGCAACCTAGATGCCATACAGGAATCAAACAGCAATGATAAGAGCGATGAAGAAAATCCTCCCGAAGAATGTAACGGTGAGAACCATGATGTGTCAAATTCGAACAGAAAAGCcaaattaagtaaaaatgttaaattaaaaaataaatctataatcaaGAGGTCTCTAAAGAAACAATCCAACGATGGTAACAGTCCTGATAATGTTAAATCAGATTGTAAGAAACATTGTATAAGAGAAGTGGACAAGTCTAATGGATCGAACTCTAACACTTTTACTGAAAGTGATTCAAAGAAGGAATGCAGTGTCAATGATAAAAGTACAACAGAGagtggaaaattaaaaaaagtaggcAAGAAGAAGATCAGAAGTAAAGTTAAAAAGAAACAACTACTACGGAAAGCTGAGAAGGATGAAAACAAAGAAGCGCTTAATTCTGTATCAGAATCAGAGAATTGCCAATCAACTAAAGCCAGTATTATTGAGAAGAGAAAGAGTAGTCTCTCTTCTGAACAAAGTGATGATAACAGCGAAGAAGATAAGGAGAAGTCTTCTGATAAGGAGGCAGTAAAGGGGGACGACGATCTGCCGCCGAAAAAAATACGCTTAGAAACACCTGAATCAGAGACAGTATCACATTCCAAAGAAACAAGTGACAATAAAGATGAAACGATTACAAATGAAAACAATGAAAACGACAATTCTAatacaaatgtacaaaatgattCTGTAACAgttaggaaaaaaattaaagccaGAAAAGGGAAGTTTAAACCAAAAAAAGCATTGCAGAAACCCTTTGAAGAAACAAGTAAGAATGATAGCGCTGATGATGctaaaaaggaaagtaaagGCGTCAAAAGGTCGCTACTAAATGCGAATACAAGTGATAAAAACAATGAATCTCAAAGTGAAAGCGAGGAAGAGGAGCCCGTGACAATCGGGAAACGATTGAAAACAAAACCGAAGAAGATCAATACGTCGACCAG GAAAAAAGTGGAGGCAAAACACATGACTAAGAGTTCGAGTGAATCAGAAGAAGAAACTCTTTATAGTTTAG GTAAGAAAACCCCAAAGAAAGTCTTAAAGAAGAAAACGAAAGGTAAGGAGAAGCAGAAGTCCCATTCCCAGTCGGAGGATCCAGACATCACGCCCGTGCGACAGTCGCGTCGCATCGCGCAGATGAAGATCAAAGAGGAGGCCGACAGGAGGCACCTGGAGGAAGTCGCCTTGCGGGAGATGAAGATGATACACAAGAAGAAG AGCGCGGATGATGATGAGGATGAGTGGCGCGCGAGTGACAGCAGCGCGGAGTCGCCGGTTCGGCGCCCGCGCGCGCACGTGTGGCGCGCCGCAGATTCCACCGGGCCCGAGGACTCGGACTCCGACGAGCCGCTCTTCGAGCACGACGAGCCCGACC TGGAATTCAACAAATCCGATCATGAGTTCTCGCCCGAGTCCGACTTGGAGTCTGGCGAGCCAGTGGAGCCGCTGAAGCGAGCGCGGACATTGCAAGAGG gcgTGTCGGCGGGCGTGTGCGCGCGCTGCGGGCGCGGCGAGCAGCCCGAGTGGATCCTGCTGTGCGACGCGTGCGACGCGCCCTACCACGCCTCCTGCCTCAAGCCGCTGCTGCTGGTCGTGCCCGAGGGCGACTGGTTCTGCCCGCCCTGCAACCAC GCGATGCTGATAAAGGCGCTTGAGACCGAGCTGTCGAAGTACGACGAGCTGCTGGCGCGCGTGGAGGCCGAGCGCGAGCGGCGCGTGCGCGAGGCGCCGCcccccgcccgcgccgccgaGCGTTCGCCCCCCGGCGCCGGCGACTCGGACGCGTCGGACGGCGAGCCCAGCAGCGGCTGGTCGTCGGACGGCGCCGTGTACCGCCTGCGAGCGCGCCGAGCCCTGCCCGTGTCCTACCGCGCGCGCGAGTACGACCGACTCATCAGCTCCGCCATCAAG GAGGAGTACGTGGAGCCGACGACGAGCGCCGGCAACCAGGGCCGCGGGAAGGACATCTCCACCATCATCGAGGCGGCCGAGGAGGAGAAAATGAAAGCCGAGCGTGAGGCTATTGAACAG GGTAAGCAGATCGAGGTTAAGAAGATTAAGAAGAAACAGCGTAAGAAGCAACGCAAACTGAATTCGCTCGACGTGCCCTCCGAGGACGACGACGAGACCGACGAGGACTTCAGAGATACAGG AATGGAATCATCGTCGGAAGAGATATCGTCGTCAGCGGAACGCGGCAGTTCGACGTCTCGCTCGTCTGATTCGCTTCCCATCCGTCGCGCCTGCAGACCCGATAAGAAAG ATCGCCAGAAATTAGAGGAGTCGTCGCCGGAAGTGAGGAAGAAGAAGAAGGGAGTGTTCGATGAGAGTTCGGGAGAGTCCACCGGGCGTAAGGAGTGGTCAAAGAA GTGCAAGTGGGCTCGCAAGCGCGGTCTGTCGCAGTACGACGCGGCCGGCAACGTGGTGCGCGCGCGCGTCACGTACGGCGGCCTCAGCgacgagcccaacgactggtcGCCCAAGCACCGCACGCGCCGACGCAAGATCGACTACACCGAGATGCCCAACACAGAGTCCGAGGAC GAGATGCACAAGTCGAGCGGCAAGCACATGCCGGACAGCTCCGACGAGTTCAAGGTGGACGATTCGGACGTCACTTCCGACTCGGATTCGGACCGCGCCAAGCGGCGCAGGGAGGAGGCCGCGCAGTCCGGCGACGAGAAGAAGAAGGCGCTGTGCGACCTCATCAACAAGACGGCCGTCGTGCCGCTCCAGAAGCTGCCCGATGACGTCACCAGGATGAAGACCGAGGAGCTTCAGGCGACGCTGG CTTTAGAATCTCAGCCTCAAATGAGCAGTACTCCGAGGCCTCTTCGCGGTCGCGGGAGCAGAGGTGGTCGGGGCAGCAG gGGCGCGCGTGGCCGCGGGCGCGGCGCGTGCGCAGACGACGCGTTGTCCAAGCTGGTCGGCGTCAAGATCAAAG ACTTGAAGCCGGATAGTGTAATGGGACCTCTGAGGCCGAATCAA GTCGAGCGCGAGAAAAAAAGACAGGAGCGTGAAGCGAAATTGGCTGAAAAAGAAGCAAGGAAACAGGAACGGATGCAGAAGAAAGAAGAAAAGGAAAAGTTAAAGGAGCAAAAGGCCAAGGAGAGAGAAGAGAAACGTTTAGCGAGACTCGCTCTCCAGGAGAGCAAGAGAGTTAAGAAGGAGAAAACTGAGTTTGTTGGTCCCCCAGGATATCCCCCTGGGATGTCCGTGCGTCCCGAGCGACCCTACGGCAGTCCAGTCCCCAGGCCGCCGCCTGACTACCAGGAACAGAGGTTCCCGGTAGCGCCGAGGTTACAG gTTCGACCCGAACTACGCGGTATATCGGTGGACGAACGGTCACCACTCGCCCACAGACCTGACCAACACCATAACGTCATGCGAGAGGGCACACTGTCGGTGGCCGGGTCGCCTCAGCCTTTCAAACCAGTCACAGAGGAACCCAGCATTATCACACGGATGCCACATATGATTAACCAACAATACAG GGGATCTATGATGTACTCGGCCGGCAACCCCCCGTACGGTCCTCGTGGGCAGGGCGTGCCCATGTATCAGATGCACCCCGGCCTCAACCAGGGCGCCAGGGCGCAGTACCCGCAGTACTACTCGCACATACAGGGCCTGCCCGCCTACCCCGTGCGACCCGGCGGACCGCCGCCCGCCTCATCCCCCGGGCCTCATGGACCTCACCGCCCACTGGGGCCCAGCCCGCTGGCTCACGGACCCCCAGCGTCGCCCCATGGGCCCCCACACCGGCCGCCCGTCTCGTCGCCGCACGGCCCGCCCCCTTCGTCGCCGCAGTCGCACTACGGCCCACCGGGGCCTCATCCCCACGGTATGCACGGACTCCGTCCGCCCCACTCGGCTCACGGACCCCCCGTGTCCGGCCCTCACGGAGTTCTCCGACCACCGGGACATCACAGCGGCAGACCGGAGCTCCAGGGAGCGCATCCGCCCGGTTCGTCGGGCTCGAACCCACATGTTCCACCAGGCGTGTCGCCTCATGGCCCTCCAGTGTCGTCTCCGCATGGACCTCACATGCCCGGCGGCCTACCGCATGGTCATTCCGGTCTCTTACATGGACCTCCAGGGATGCGTCCTACTATGCCGCTCGGTATGCCACACGGGCCGCCCGTGTCCTCTCCACACGGCCCGCCAGTGATGGGTAGCCACCAGAATTCTATGCCGCGGGGATTGGTCCCAGGAATGGTGGCCGGCATACGAGGCCCAGGTCCAGTGCCGCCCGGTAATGTCGTTGTCCGGGTGCCAACACCCGGGGCACCTTCGGTGTCGCCAGCGCCGGTGCTTCCAGGGCAAAAGTCGCCGCAGACGAATTCGTTATCAGAGGTCGGCGCGGAACCACCGATAACGATCAAGGCTGAAGTTAAAACAGAACCCGAGTATCAATCGCCTCCCGTGTCTCCTACCGATCGGCCCACCTCGCCAGAACCCCTCAGAAATCATCCCAAAATCAAGCACACGGAAAATAAAGATGGAAGGCCCCGATATCCGCTGGGTCCGTACGCGCCGCAATACGGCCCTTATGGACCCTACGCACCGCATGCCCCTCCGAATTCTCAGCCCCAAGAAACCCTACTAAATCTTCAAACGAGACTACATCACAACCCTCTGCAACGCATGCCTTCGAATGTCCGACCTTTTTTGCCAAATAATCTAAGTGATATGAAACCCGTCGATGCGATTCCTAGGTCCGGTTTAGAGCGACCGCAGTTCAATGAAGTTCGATCGCCAGTTTCCGAAAGACCGTTAATACCTCACGACGCTTCGAGACCGTTACATCTGGACAGGCCTTTGATGCACGAGATGATTCGGCCACCGGGACCTAATTCTTCAATACACGATATACAGAGGCCTTCTTCATCTGAAAGGACCGTTCCCGAGAGGACGATGATGCACGAAATGCTTAGAAATTCCGGTCAAGATCGATCACCGATACAAGATATGACGAGGTTGCACGGACTCGAGCGACAGTTGCCGCAAGATATGCCAAGGCCACCGGGATCTGAGCGTTCGTTGATGCAAGACATGCTCAGGCCTGCGGGGACTGATCACCCAATGATACATGACATGCCGAGACCACCTGGTCTGGATCGACCTCCCGGCATGGATAGACCGCCTGGTATGGACCGACCTCCTGGTATGGACAGACCTCCTGGTATGGACCGACCTCCTGGTATGGACCGACCTCCTAGTATGGATAGGCCTGGTATGGATAGGCCTCCAAATATGGATAGACCTCCAAATATGGATAGACCACCTGGTATGGACAGACCTCCAAGTATGGATAGACCTCCTGGTATGGATAGACCTCCAGGTATGGATAGACCTCATGGTATGGACAGACCTCCAAGTATGGATAGACCTCCTGGTATGGATAGACCACATGGTATGGACAGACCTCCAAGTATGGACAGACCTCCAAGTATGGATAGACCTCCTGGTATGGATAGACCTCATGGTATGGACAGACCTCCAAGTATGGATAGACCTCCCAGTATGGATAGACCTCCAAGTATGGATAGACCTGGTATGGAGAGACCTCCTAGTATGGATAGACCTGGTATGGAGAGACCTCCTAGTATGGATAGACCTCTTGGTATGGACAGACCTCCAAGTATGGATAGACCACCAAGCATGGACAGGCCTCCAAATATGGAAAGACCTCCCAGTATGGACAGACCACCTGGTTTAGACCGACCATTGATGCACGACATGCCCAGACCGCCCGGGCCTGATCGAAATTTGATGCACGAAATGCCGAGACCACCGGGTCCAGATCGATCTACAATGCAAGATATGACGCGACCTCCCGGTCCAGATCGATCGTTGATGCACGATATGTCGCGACCTCCTGGATCAGAACGGCAAATGATTCACGAATTACCGAGGCCCCCTGGTCCAGATCGATCAATGATCCACGACTTGCCCAGGGCTCCCGCACCTGAGAGATTGATGGGTCACGATCTACCTCCACACTACCCGTACATGAGGCCACAAGGCCGCTCGCCTTACGGCGTGCCGTTGCTGCGAGCCCCGCACGCCCGGTCCAGTCCCGGTATGCCGCACTACGCGCCCTACCAGGACATGCATAGATTGGACAAGCAGCCTCCACTGCAGTCCCTCCGGGAATCGGTTCTGACGCCCACCAAACCCCCTTCACCCCAAGATGAGATCGAAAAGGATAACGAGAGGGAAAGCGGAGCCGAATCCCCTAACGACGTCGATGACGATCGTTCGTCACCACCCGAAACTAAACCTCAGTTCCTGAAAATACCCGGcgctgtaaataaatatataccggACGGCAAGCTGGTTCCCATCAAAACGGAGGCCCCCGGCGAGGAGGGCAGTGTTTTCGGGGGCCTCGTCAGTTACTTCTCGAGCCAGCGCGAGGACGACTTAGACGCGTAA